One window from the genome of Pseudomonadota bacterium encodes:
- a CDS encoding acyl-CoA desaturase, with amino-acid sequence MTTKENPLSPMNLIKQSAFWMIHLGCFAVFWVGFSWTALLLCVALYAVRMFGVTGVYHRYFSHRSYQTSRWFQFVLAFLGATSAQKGPIWWASHHRHHHQHSDTEEDVHPPGIYGLWWAHVGWVLSTQFVGTREELVKDLVKFPELRLLDVYHLVPPLCLIFATLGLGFALEAYAPGLHTSASQLFVWGFCISTTLLYHGTFCINSFAHVLGRPRFETGDDSKNSFLLALITLGEGWHNNHHRYPGSERQGFYWWEVDISHYTLKGLSWLGLVWDLREPPERIYQEARDRKAQLKAA; translated from the coding sequence ATGACCACAAAAGAAAACCCGCTCAGCCCGATGAACCTGATAAAACAGAGCGCATTCTGGATGATTCACCTCGGCTGCTTTGCGGTCTTCTGGGTTGGGTTTAGCTGGACGGCGCTGTTGCTCTGTGTCGCCCTCTATGCGGTAAGGATGTTCGGTGTTACCGGCGTTTACCACCGCTACTTCTCTCACCGTTCATACCAAACAAGTCGCTGGTTTCAGTTCGTACTGGCGTTTCTTGGCGCAACCTCTGCGCAGAAGGGCCCGATCTGGTGGGCCTCTCACCACCGCCATCACCATCAGCACTCAGATACTGAGGAGGACGTTCATCCTCCAGGAATATACGGTTTGTGGTGGGCGCACGTTGGCTGGGTGCTTAGCACTCAGTTCGTCGGAACTCGGGAGGAGCTCGTAAAGGATCTCGTTAAGTTTCCAGAGCTCAGGTTACTCGATGTCTACCATCTGGTCCCGCCGCTCTGTCTTATATTTGCGACGCTCGGACTTGGTTTTGCGCTTGAGGCGTACGCTCCTGGGCTTCACACGAGCGCCTCACAGCTCTTTGTCTGGGGCTTTTGTATCAGCACCACGTTGCTCTACCACGGCACGTTTTGTATCAACTCGTTTGCGCATGTGCTTGGCCGCCCACGCTTTGAGACCGGAGATGATAGCAAGAATAGCTTTCTACTAGCGCTAATAACGCTCGGCGAGGGGTGGCACAACAATCACCACCGTTATCCAGGCTCTGAGCGTCAGGGGTTCTATTGGTGGGAGGTTGATATCTCGCACTACACCCTCAAGGGCCTCTCGTGGCTCGGCCTAGTGTGGGATCTACGGGAACCACCGGAGCGCATCTACCAGGAAGCACGCGACCGTAAGGCTCAGCTAAAGGCGGCCTAG
- a CDS encoding GH3 auxin-responsive promoter family protein produces MIDATPLLRLYARWRNEQLASQCPADTQRKQLLSLVKTAANTTFGKQHGFSSIGSVEEYQKRVPLRKYENFWEEFWKAPFPNLQDCTWPGTIKFFPVSSGTSSGTTKYIPCSDAMLRSNTKAGIDLLAHHVTNRPHSRLLGGKSFMLGGSTDLTSPAPDIFLGDLSGIAVKTLPWWLRSRYFPPAHLALLKNWEEKIDTLAQLSLAEDIRMISGIPAWLLIFFDKLSALKPETAGKLSDIYTNLEMIVHGGVNFSPYVGRFREALAGSSAELREVYPASEGFIAVADRGYGDGLRMNLDHGLFFEFVPLEELDSPTPTRHWIENVVRDTNYAVVLTTCAGLWSYVIGDTVRFVDTETPRILVTGRTSYYLSAFGEHLIGEEIEDGIVTAAQQIGVDIVDYTVGPIFPEQAGELGGHIFIIEFVGETPAPENLEIFAATLDQRLSQRNEDYAAHRSGGFGLKPPTILAVNTGCFAAWMKGRGKLGGQNKVPRIITNLVMLSELVEFTKIDRSIEQLPAALANHP; encoded by the coding sequence ATGATCGACGCAACCCCCCTGCTCCGCCTCTACGCTCGCTGGCGCAACGAACAGTTAGCGTCTCAGTGCCCTGCTGATACACAGAGAAAGCAGCTCCTCTCTCTAGTAAAAACCGCCGCCAATACGACCTTCGGAAAGCAGCACGGCTTCTCATCTATCGGTTCAGTTGAGGAGTATCAGAAACGGGTTCCACTTAGAAAATACGAAAACTTTTGGGAGGAGTTCTGGAAGGCGCCCTTCCCCAACCTGCAAGATTGCACCTGGCCCGGCACCATTAAGTTTTTTCCCGTTAGCTCAGGAACCTCCTCGGGCACGACTAAATACATCCCGTGCTCGGACGCCATGCTGCGCTCTAATACCAAGGCCGGCATAGACCTATTAGCGCACCACGTTACAAACCGGCCACACTCGCGCCTCTTAGGTGGCAAGAGTTTTATGCTCGGTGGAAGTACAGATTTAACATCCCCAGCGCCAGATATATTCTTGGGGGATTTAAGCGGAATCGCTGTAAAAACCTTACCCTGGTGGCTCCGTTCGCGTTATTTTCCGCCGGCGCACCTAGCTCTTCTAAAGAACTGGGAAGAGAAGATAGACACCCTAGCGCAACTCTCGCTCGCAGAGGATATTCGAATGATCTCCGGCATACCTGCCTGGTTACTTATCTTCTTTGATAAACTAAGCGCGCTCAAACCTGAAACTGCCGGGAAGCTCTCCGATATCTACACTAACCTTGAGATGATAGTTCACGGCGGCGTAAATTTCTCGCCCTACGTTGGTCGGTTCAGAGAGGCGCTTGCGGGCAGCTCAGCAGAGCTGCGCGAGGTCTACCCGGCGAGCGAGGGCTTTATCGCTGTCGCCGATCGCGGCTATGGAGACGGCCTGCGCATGAATCTCGATCACGGACTATTCTTTGAATTCGTTCCACTTGAGGAGCTCGATAGCCCCACTCCAACGCGCCACTGGATCGAGAACGTCGTGCGGGACACGAACTACGCAGTCGTACTAACAACCTGTGCGGGGCTGTGGTCGTACGTTATCGGAGATACCGTACGGTTCGTCGATACAGAGACCCCACGCATACTAGTAACCGGAAGAACCTCTTACTACCTCTCAGCGTTCGGCGAGCACCTAATCGGTGAGGAGATTGAGGACGGTATCGTAACGGCGGCACAGCAGATCGGTGTAGATATAGTTGATTACACCGTTGGGCCGATCTTTCCTGAGCAAGCTGGAGAGCTCGGAGGACACATCTTTATTATCGAGTTTGTTGGTGAAACCCCAGCTCCAGAGAACCTTGAGATCTTTGCAGCAACGCTCGACCAGCGGCTCTCTCAGCGCAACGAAGACTACGCTGCACACCGTTCGGGTGGCTTTGGTCTTAAGCCACCCACAATCCTGGCGGTTAATACGGGGTGCTTTGCAGCCTGGATGAAGGGTCGCGGCAAGCTAGGGGGGCAAAACAAGGTGCCACGCATTATTACAAATCTTGTGATGCTCAGCGAACTAGTTGAATTTACAAAGATAGATAGATCTATCGAGCAGCTCCCTGCCGCTCTGGCTAATCACCCGTAA
- a CDS encoding DUF4143 domain-containing protein, translating to MLHRAINLPESHSFFLFGARGAGKSWILRSRLPAESTHIIDLLTARDFDEFSRNPERLSDRIARLPSTGVQWVVIDEVQRVPELLNMVHLEIEAHSRSRMGVGAERPKDRQLYFALTGSSARKLRRGKANLLAGRAFLRYLFPLTQPELPEGFSLHDALRWGTLPRVVLSTSNEERKEILNVYVHTYLREEILEEQLARSAPPFRRFLEVAAQSNGKIINYTAIARDVGVSPHTVQSYYQILEDTLLAERLDPFHESIRKRQRAAPKYYFFDLGVQRALLGALDEIPSPKTYGFGQAFEHFVVCEALRQNSYLSKSFRFSYLCTKDDVEIDLVIERPGAPKALVEIKSTDNVREDHLRSLISLGRDIPNAERFCLSLDPTPRITSGINVLPWNLGLREIGLG from the coding sequence ATGCTACATAGAGCAATTAACCTACCGGAATCTCACAGCTTTTTTCTTTTCGGCGCTCGTGGAGCCGGCAAAAGCTGGATCCTACGCAGCAGGCTGCCCGCGGAATCAACGCATATTATCGATCTCCTTACAGCGCGGGACTTTGATGAGTTCTCTCGCAACCCTGAGAGGCTCTCCGATCGGATCGCCCGTCTTCCCAGCACTGGGGTTCAGTGGGTAGTTATCGATGAGGTGCAGCGTGTGCCGGAGCTGCTCAATATGGTTCACCTTGAGATTGAGGCGCACAGCCGATCCCGTATGGGGGTGGGAGCTGAGCGACCGAAGGATCGACAACTCTACTTCGCGCTAACTGGGTCAAGCGCTCGAAAGCTACGGCGCGGAAAAGCTAACCTCCTGGCTGGGCGGGCGTTTTTGCGGTACCTCTTTCCCCTTACGCAGCCAGAGCTACCGGAGGGGTTCTCACTGCACGATGCGCTACGCTGGGGAACGTTACCGCGTGTTGTCCTTTCAACATCGAATGAGGAGCGTAAAGAGATCCTCAACGTATATGTGCACACATACCTGCGTGAAGAGATCCTAGAGGAGCAGCTCGCCCGCTCAGCACCTCCATTTCGACGTTTCCTGGAGGTTGCAGCCCAAAGTAATGGAAAGATCATCAACTACACCGCTATCGCCCGAGATGTGGGGGTTAGTCCGCATACGGTGCAGAGCTACTATCAGATCCTTGAGGATACCCTATTAGCGGAGCGCCTTGATCCGTTTCACGAGTCAATTCGCAAGCGACAACGCGCTGCCCCAAAATACTACTTCTTTGACCTCGGAGTTCAACGTGCGCTATTGGGAGCGCTTGATGAGATCCCGTCGCCCAAAACATATGGATTCGGTCAAGCATTTGAGCACTTTGTGGTATGCGAAGCCCTCAGACAAAACTCCTACCTCTCAAAATCGTTTCGATTTTCGTATCTTTGCACAAAAGACGACGTCGAGATCGATCTAGTAATTGAGAGGCCTGGCGCGCCGAAAGCTCTCGTTGAGATTAAATCGACCGATAACGTTCGCGAAGATCACCTTCGATCTCTTATCTCACTCGGACGGGACATCCCAAATGCCGAGCGGTTCTGCCTCTCGCTTGATCCCACACCCCGCATCACGTCTGGTATTAACGTGCTGCCCTGGAATCTAGGGCTACGTGAGATAGGGCTTGGTTAG
- the hisS gene encoding histidine--tRNA ligase: MAKIGKISGFPEWLPEQKIAEDRVISTIRAIYESFGFTPIETPAVELISTLGSKGIIDKEIFAVKRLKADESDDAELALHFDLTVPLARYVAQHGSFLSFPFKRYQCQKVWRGDRPQKGRFREFYQFDIDIIARDELPLSCDAEVVSVIGLVMDALQFGEYSIRINNRKLLSGLYSELGLDESACRAAIVIVDKLQKIGAEGVRAELQKISGISEAAVEAIIKTTEIRCSADKLTERLAPLKLISPLITEGVQDLVTIWELLPESVKNSAVVDLSLARGLNYYTGLIVETTLIKYPEFGSVFSGGRYEDLASEFTTQKLPGVGVSVGLSRLMELAFTEGLISTSQRSPTRALVTVYSEDDRRLSNDVAQQLRSAGLPTEVFYKAPKLGKQIEYAESKGVRYVLFIDAATREVKVKDLVTKEQAKIENLAEWARTIA; the protein is encoded by the coding sequence ATGGCAAAAATTGGAAAAATATCGGGATTTCCCGAGTGGTTACCGGAGCAGAAGATTGCAGAGGATCGTGTTATCAGCACGATTCGTGCGATCTATGAAAGTTTTGGATTTACTCCGATCGAAACACCGGCGGTAGAGCTGATCTCGACCCTCGGATCTAAGGGGATAATTGACAAGGAGATCTTTGCAGTCAAACGCCTTAAGGCCGATGAGAGCGATGATGCCGAGTTGGCGCTACACTTCGATCTGACCGTGCCGCTAGCGCGCTACGTTGCGCAGCACGGTAGCTTCCTTAGCTTTCCGTTTAAGCGTTATCAGTGTCAGAAGGTATGGCGCGGCGACCGTCCACAGAAGGGTCGCTTCCGCGAGTTCTATCAGTTCGATATCGATATAATAGCCCGTGATGAGCTGCCACTCTCATGTGATGCCGAGGTTGTGTCGGTGATCGGGCTCGTTATGGATGCGCTGCAGTTTGGTGAGTACTCCATCCGTATTAATAACAGAAAGTTGTTGAGTGGCCTGTATTCTGAGCTTGGACTAGATGAGTCGGCGTGTAGGGCTGCAATCGTTATAGTCGATAAGTTACAAAAGATAGGAGCCGAAGGTGTGAGAGCCGAGTTGCAGAAGATATCGGGCATCTCTGAAGCGGCGGTTGAGGCGATTATTAAGACGACCGAGATCCGGTGTTCGGCCGATAAACTTACTGAGCGCCTTGCTCCGTTAAAGCTTATAAGCCCCTTGATTACCGAAGGGGTGCAGGATCTAGTTACGATCTGGGAGCTATTGCCCGAGTCGGTTAAGAACAGCGCTGTAGTGGATCTTAGTTTAGCACGGGGACTTAACTACTATACCGGTCTAATCGTTGAAACGACCCTGATTAAGTATCCAGAGTTCGGTTCAGTCTTTTCAGGTGGACGGTATGAGGATCTCGCCTCTGAGTTTACAACACAGAAGCTACCGGGAGTTGGCGTCTCTGTTGGATTATCACGCTTAATGGAGCTGGCGTTCACAGAGGGGCTAATATCAACTAGCCAGAGAAGCCCAACACGGGCACTTGTCACCGTGTATTCAGAGGACGATCGAAGGTTAAGCAACGATGTTGCACAACAGTTGCGCTCTGCTGGCTTACCAACGGAGGTCTTCTATAAAGCCCCTAAGCTCGGCAAGCAGATCGAGTACGCTGAATCAAAAGGGGTACGGTATGTGCTCTTTATCGATGCCGCTACGCGTGAGGTAAAGGTCAAGGACCTCGTTACGAAGGAGCAGGCCAAGATTGAAAACTTAGCGGAGTGGGCTAGGACGATAGCGTAA